A portion of the Tiliqua scincoides isolate rTilSci1 chromosome 3, rTilSci1.hap2, whole genome shotgun sequence genome contains these proteins:
- the SAG gene encoding S-arrestin, translating into MSCPETTKMVSVSQISVKNAVPPQSHVIYKKISRDKAVTIYLGKRDFIDHVDDVEQVDGVVLVDPDIVKTKKVYVMLTCAFRYGQEDIDIMGLTFRKDLYVSRVQVYPPLDKQRPLSSLQECLLNKLGGNAYPFILTFPDSLPCSVSLQPAPHDVGKCCGVDFEVKAFSAENVEDRILKRNSVRLLIRKVQHAPEVPGPQPHAETTWQFFLSKKPLHLQACLSKEVFYHGEPISVTLTVINNTEKVVKKISVSVEQVANVVLYSSDFYTKTVALEEAEEKVQPNSILTKTMTILPVLANNREKRGIALDGKLKDEDTNLASSTIIKDGIDKAVLGILVAYKLKVKLTVSGLLGDFTSSEVGMELPFRLMHPKPEEVHATGKESDHDDLVFEEFARQQLTDDISEDDNKTGSATDE; encoded by the exons ATGAGTTGCCCTGAAACTACAAAGATGGTCTCAGTGTCCCAAATTTCTGTGAAGAATGCTGTGCCCCCTCAAAGCCATGTTATCTACAAGAAAATATCTCGTGACAAAGCT GTTACTATCTATCTGGGAAAGCGAGACTTCATTGACCATGTAGATGATGTGGAACAAGTAG ATGGTGTGGTATTGGTGGATCCTGATATTGTCAAGACAAAAAAAG TGTACGTGATGCTTACTTGTGCTTTTCGATATGGGCAAGAAGATATTGATATTATGGGCCTGACTTTCCGAAAGGACCTGTATGTCTCTAGGGTACAAGTGTACCCACCACTGGACAAACAAAGACCACTTTCCAGTTTGCAAGAATGCCTGCTGAATAAACTGGGGGGAAATGCATATCCCTTCATTTTAACT TTTCCAGACTCCCTGCCTTGCTCAGTCTCCCTACAGCCAGCTCCTCATGATGTTGGAAAG TGCTGTGGAGTAGATTTTGAGGTCAAAGCTTTCTCTGCAGAAAATGTGGAAGACAGAATTCTCAAGAG AAATTCGGTCCGCCTCCTGATCCGCAAGGTGCAGCACGCCCCTGAGGTGCCAGGTCCTCAGCCTCATGCGGAGACCACATGGCAGTTCTTCCTCTCCAAGAAACCTTTGCATTTGCAGGCCTGCCTCAGCAAAGAG GTATTTTATCATGGCGAACCAATCTCTGTCACATTGACCGTGATCAACAACACTGAGAAAGTGGTTAAGAAGATCAGTGTGTCAG TGGAACAAGTTGCAAATGTGGTGTTGTACTCCAGTGACTTCTACACCAAGACAGTAGCTCTGGAAGAGGCAGA GGAAAAGGTGCAGCCAAACAGCATCCTCACAAAGACCATGACAATACTGCCTGTACTGGCAAACAATAGAGAGAAACGGGGCATAGCACTGGATGGGAAACTAAAAGATGAAGATACCAACTTGGCCTCCAGTACCAT TATTAAAGATGGAATAGACAAGGCAGTTCTGGGGATCCTGGTTGCTTACAAGTTAAAGGTGAAGCTCACTGTCTCAGG CCTGCTAGGAGATTTCACCTCCAG TGAGGTGGGCATGGAACTCCCCTTCCGTCTCATGCATCCCAAGCCAGAGGAAGTACATGCAACAG GAAAGGAAAG TGACCACGATGACCTGGTGTTTGAGGAGTTTGCTCGTCAGCAGCTGACAGATGATATTTCTGAGGATGACAACAAGACTGGTTCTGCAACCGATGAGTGA